DNA sequence from the Tachysurus fulvidraco isolate hzauxx_2018 chromosome 1, HZAU_PFXX_2.0, whole genome shotgun sequence genome:
CCAGCTTCCCTCTCCCACTCCACTGGTAATATCACTTCATTACCAGATCGCTCTGATACAACCTATACCACTGCTTTGGGCACTCGTCTGCGTTCAAGAAGTTTGCCCCGAGAAGGAAGTCGACTCCGGGACAACGATCAagatgatagtgatgatgatgaggaagatgatgaagagCTCTCTCCTTATGAGGCGGAGGACTTTTTGCCAGGTCCAGGAAGGAGGATAATAAAGGATGAGGAGGAGAGCACCGATGACCAAGCCATGCCTGAGCTCCAGCTGGAAAGTTTAAAGCGGATACAGCATGGAGGTAGTCCTGAAAATGCTTGGATTGAGAGGGGTAGATCCCGGCTTCCACGTAACTCTGACATGGGAAGCTGTGAGATCTCATCCAGTTCAGACACATTCAGCAGTCCCATCCACTCTGTTTCAACCACAGGCGTCCTTGGCAGCCAAATTGACCACAAAGAAGACCATCAGTCTTCAAGTGGAAACTGGAGTGGAAGCAGCTCAACTTGTCCATCACAGACCTCAGAAACACTACCACCAGCTGCCTCACCTCCCTTAACTGGTTCCTCACACTGTGATTCAGAGCTGTCTCTCAACACAGGGTGTCATATAATTGATGACACTACTGGCTTCATCATTGACCCCTTCCACATGGACAGGTCACAAGTTCAGGGACACAGGTCTAGTTCATTCACCTCTTCAGCTACAGATCAGATGGATGATGCAGGTGTTAGTACTGCTAGTGATGGGGAGTGGAACTGCAACCAGGACCAGCAGGATCAACCTTGTCCTCCAGACTTCAGCCCAAAGCGCTCACGGGAAGATGAGAGCGGCATAAGTTGTCCCAGCTATTCTAGTGGAGAAACTTATGAGTGCTTTAGTAGGCAACCATCGGGTGAAATATTAGAGAGCTTTACAAATTATGGTGTTGATACTGAAGGCTTCTACACATCTGTGCACTTGGACTGTGGTCTTAAAGGTAGCAAAAGCTATTGCAACTATGCAGCCATTGACCCCGACTGTGGCCCAAGTGGGAACATTGCACCTGGCATGGGTGAATACCCTCAACAAGCTTACAAAGGAATGAGTACTCTTGGAAGAGGGTGTCTTTCTTTAAGAAAACCAAAGGCTAAGCCACCTCCACCAAAACGTAGCTCTTCTTTAAAGGAAACAAACAGCAGCGTGGATGTTCAAGAGCAGAACGAACCAAAGATTACTAGTGAGCTGCCCCTGCCTTTGTCTTCCAGGGAGATGAAGCTACAGCTGGAGTTGGCTGGTTCTGACAGGCACCTTGACACTGCAGGTCTCTGTGAAAAACAGCTTGGCTCCTGGGGTGTAGAGAATATCAGAGACATGCTAGACTGCTCCTCTCCATTTAGTTCTTCTGACACACATTCCTTTAAGGATGAGGGTGCTGTGCAGTCAGACTATGCAGACCTTTGGCTTCTTAATGACTTGAAATCTAGTGATCCTTACAGGTCGCTATCCAACTCTAGCACTGCTACGGGTACAACAGTTATTGAATGTGTCAAGTCACCAGAGAATCTGGAAACTCAGGCCTGTTGCCCCAGGTCCAGACCCAGCTCTCCAACACTTCCACCCCAAGAAGGTGACTATAGACTGGGCTCTCCTGAAAAACTAGCTTCATTGGCATCCCCGTCAAGTGGATATTCCAGTCAGTCAGAGACACCTACATCTTCCTTTCCATCTGCATTCTTCCCATCTCCACTGTCCCCAACCAGTGGCAAGAGGAAACCCAAAGTGCCAGAAAGAAAATCATCACTCTCCTCTctccaacagcagcagcttgcCCTTCGAGATGTGGGCTCTTCCTGTAGGAGAGATACTGATTCGCAGGCACCACCTAGTCACCTTGACCTAAGTGCTCTTCACACCAAGCCCTTTGCCCACAGGAACCAGATACACCTCCTTCACCAGAATAAACAGAaagcagctgcagcagcagctGCATTGGCAGAAGCCCGTGCTGCTGCAACTTTGGAGGCATCTAGTTCAACccacacagcaaacacaactgtTCTGAGGTCAAGTAATCTGCGACCCATTGATAAACTAACAGAGGGCAACCATGGTTCTGAGCACTCTAGTGCTGATCAATCAACTCGACCCAAGTGTCCCACAGTAACAGTTGAGACTGTGCCTGCTGACAACAGGCATAACAGAAAACCACCAGCCTACAAGCCACCTGCTGTTCAGCACTGTGAATCTCACTGCCCACCTCAAGAAGCCATTGCTATACAACATGAAGGGATTAAAATAAGGCAGGAAAGGCATGGACTGGGAACTTACTGGGCCATGACAGCATTTAGAACACCTGTGCAACCAACCAGTGAACAAGAAGAACACTTATCTCCAACAGTCCAGGCTTGTGAGACCCATAATGCTCAGCAGGAAGCAGAGTGTAACAGGAATCCAGATGTGGAAGACACATTATCAGCAAAAAGTGTTAATTGTGAACCCAATAAAGCACTCAATCCAAAACCTCTTGCAGAACCGTCCTTGAATCTGAGCAGTACGCTGTCTCCTCCTGCTTACAGTGAAATACGCAGAAGTGACTTTGTGCTGTGCAACAGCCCAGATAAAGTATTTTCCAGGAGTTTAGACCCGTCATCACACATAATCAGCGATGGTAAAAGCAAAGAGGAGGCGTACGAGACATGTGTCACTACCAGAAGTGCCTCACAGGATGGACATGAGGATGAGTCAACCCCAGACACAGAAGACTACTTCAGCAAAGGTaaaacagatatatatatatatatatatatatatatatatatatatatatatatatatatatatatatatatatatatatatatataaatacatgcatGTTATTGAAGAAATAAATGTTCTACAGTGCATCTGAGAAAATTAAGGACTGCAAAACATATGTAATTTTCACAGATTCAACACCTAGTGACAACTCAAATTCTCCTCTGACCGATGACTCTAAGTTTGATGATGATAACTTATTCCCTTCACCTAATAAACTACGCACAACTGAAGATTTGTTTGCCATGATACACAGGTAAtctaaaatatcaaaataaaaatacactgtaAACAACCTATATCAAAATGTATGTCATCCTGTAATCCTCTGTAATACCATAAATATTTTAGATCCAAAAGGAAAGTCCTTGGGCGGAAAGACTCAGGAGAGCTCAATGGGAAGAGTCGTCTTGGTGTTCCACCTGTTAGTGGTCCAGTCAGTCATCCTGTGGCATGTCCAACTGTCCCAACTCCTGTAGCTGGTTCTCAGAGAGCACCAGGACCCATTTACAGGAGTGCCAAAAAATCCAGCACCTCCAATGAGGAATTTAAGTTACTGCTGCTGAAGAAGGGCAGTCGCACTGACACCAGTTACCGCATGTCTGCAACAGAAATCCTTAAGAGCCCCATCACTCCCAAGACACCAGGTGAATTAGAGGCTTCCAGACAACCAGAGGAACTGCCTTCACCTATGCAGGAGTCTCCAGCCAGCATAGAGCCAATCCCAGGTACTTTCCCCAAGGCAAATATTGAGGGTTTCTCTACAAAAACCCATTCTTTGTGTGCTGCTTCCAGGCAAGGTCGTTCTAGGATCCCACCTGCCGCAAGCAGCAGTAGGTACAGTACTCGCAGCCGGCTATACACTGCCCCAATGCAGGCAATTTCAGAAGGAGAAACCGAAAACTCTGATGGAAGTCCACATGATGACCGCTCCTCCTAGTGGTATCTTTCATGGCTTCTggtattttcctgttttttgaaACAATAGCAAAACAAGtccctcagaaaaaaaaatattaataaattttcCTAAATTCAGTCCTAAACTTAAGTAAAAACTTTGAAACTTTTTATCCACATGCTGGGTAAACCTTTTGTTCAGTgatgacattttatttccattaaaaTCTTTTggaacttcttttttttatatggatGCTTGATGGATATTgatctctctcttttgttttcaCTTATAAAATGTGAAGGGTGTAAATTATAGCAATGTGGGTGGATGAAAACAActttattttcaaaacattaTATCTTCAGCTTTTGCTaacaaaaatatcattaatGTGTTGGGTGCAAAACTAGAAGGAAATATTAGACACGACCCTGCTAAAGTCTCAGTCAGGAAGTATCAAACTACTCCAACTATCCTCAAGATCAGATGCTTTTTATATTGGATGGTTTGTAGCATTGTTGACACTTGTTTTTGCAGTACCAAATACCAACATACCCATTGTTGTGATTCCTAATTGGGACTTTAGTTAGGCATACACAGGACAATCACACTGTGGCCTTTCCTAACAGAAGGTCTATAAATTCCAGAGGACAGAATGAGTCTCCGGGATTATAGGCTTTTTCTATGGTTGAGAATTCTTGATGTGTAAATGAATGGATTTGCAAAGGCTGCAAATATTTTGCACTTGTTTGGAGATAACAAAGATAATTCCTTTAAACATCCTACAGGATTGGTGCAATGTTTATGTATGATAGAAATGAGTCCATGTGTTAGTTCTCACATGGTGCCACCCATAAcattaaaagtttatattttcaGTTACAGGCTGCCATGTTGCTTTTAACTGTAGTTCTCTTAACACCAGCTTTGAGCATACACTACCAGAAAAAGATCatgttatattttacatttgaatgcacttaattatgttaattatgTATACATTTTGTAGGTATAGAACATATAGGGGCTTAATGTCTAGGAAGAATACAACAGTGAAATCATGAACTGTATTCTATGAATACCTTTAAAGTTGTGCAAGCAAGCTGTTGACTGAATTCAGTTtgcagtcattttttttattcagtaagAGATGTTATGAAATTAAAAAGTGAGGTTTGTCAAGCTTACACTGTGCCGAAAAGTGGAGGATGGACAAGCTGTGAATCAGTCCATTTGAAATCATTGTTTTCTGATGAGTACTGTCATGGTGCTCCCTTTCCcgacttttattttgtcttctatACAGCATGCAATAAAGGTCTATAGTTCATAGGGAAATTTGATCATTTTCAAATCATTTGCATTCATtgagtgtttgtatgttcaATAGGTGAAAAAGTTTGAAtatgctgatgtttgatttttttttttttttttttttcattgttataTGAAAAAACTCAGCTTTATATCCCTAATGTGGAAGAACTGGACAATCTGTTGAAGCACTGTTggtataaaagaaaatatatatattaaatatatagagAAGTCTGCTCTCTGACAGGTTTAGAGTATATATTGGTGTTTTTGGGTGATACCTGTGCTgattggggggtgggggggggggattaggGGGAGAGATAGGTGATCAACCATTTATGTAGCTGCATCTCTTAATTGCTGATTTGCAATACTGGGAGAATGCTTTGCTcattatttgtatatatgtggtTGTATGACTAACAAATATATGAGTATCAAATATATGAAAATTAAGtcagccttttttttctggactgTTCCGTtaccatgtactgtatgtcccgACAATACTTTATGTATGTCCTGACAATACTTTGTATtacgttttatatatatactataacaTTAACCCAAGAAACAATATTCACTGAAAGAAATGTTCCATatatgttttcctttgttttttaatctaaaatcgccatttctttttttttttttttatcagaacaCTGAAAACATATGGACTGTACcttttaatctgtgtgtggaCATATGCATACCTATAGAAGTATGAAATCTGTAAAATCCTCTATTAGACAGCAGCATTTAATAAGgaagaaaatatgaaatatttttcattatggGATATTTTATCCAGAGAATTATTTTGTTAACAAATATAGAAAAGAgtaattaaatctttatttaactaAAAAGGTTATAATTGAACATATTTCATATCAGGGGTGTATTAGCCAatggtaaaataaaatgtaaaaaataatgtttctaATTAGCTGTAAACTTGCATAATTTACATATTTGCTGTATGATATGAAATTTAATTCAGCTGTTTTTGGTGCTCTAAACTGATTTTATACCCAGATCGTATTCTGTTATTATCGCCATTGCCATTAAAATTTCCATTTGTCTTTTcatagcagtttttttttcttctttcaaatCACATCATCTGGCTTAAGTACAGAGATGTACCTTCAACACTAGTGACATCATAAATCTTTAAAGCTATTGTAGCAGTGTACATGTATTTGCCCACATTATCTTCCTATAACAAGACTCAGATTATGGTAGCTGTATTTTAGGATTTTAAAATCCTAAAAATTGTTCAGGCTTTACATTGACAAATGCAAAGCCTTTAGATCTCATTGTTTCTAAGTTAAGGTTCATTGAATTGCCAGTACCTCAGAGTTCAACCACATGTCAAAGTGTTCATGAGAAATAATCTCCAatctacacacactgctgtttcaCACTAAATCTCACTGTAACTTgtgttttcctttaataaaatgattacgCATATCACCTGATATCACACTGCACAAATGGGGAAGCACATTACACTTTTGTCAAAGGATTTGTACAGGTATGAATGTGATTAAAAGAAGTAAAGACACCAGAAATTGGATGAATGACAATGGGTTTAACTGCAAAGGTTTAACTGGACAGCATGTCACTCAAAGTCTCTTCACTTAAAATAGcatctgttttgtatttttgtataaatatgtacatataatctttttaaagatgcaaacaaacacaaaaacgttacacagtcatttttttttttttgtaaaatgttttcaaagtttacattaattacatgCCTTTGTATATTTTTGACCTGTGCATCTCTGtccttgtatttattttttagtaaacATTGTGATGATTTCCACTGTATATTTAAACCATAACTTGCCAGCCCAACTGGCTTGCTTAGTATCTGTGCATAGAGAAGGCCAATAAATgtgactgcattaaaaaaaaattcattggttttttttttcattggatttTAATTGATTGAATATGACATTTTTGTGAGTTGTTGTCTGAGAGGTTTGTTCGTTGGTTGAATGCTTAACTGGACAAAAGAATGGTTGTTTGTTGGGTTGGTTGGTTGGCTGAATGGCTGAGTGGCATTGATATTGTAATGGCATTTCAAGGGTGTCCAGTGTTACGTTTACCTCACAACCTTTGGCTCTGTTCTGTTTTCTGAACTTGCAGAATGAACAGATGATGAAATCACCATTTAGGTCAGAGATTTAAATGCATAGCACTGAAGGATCACATCCAAGAAAAAAGCTAATGTGTCCCTCATGTGCACCATCAACCACCAGGATACACCGTTTTGCCATTAAAAAAGTAAAGGAAAACTTACACTTCATTCCTATTGTAAAACAGTACTGCTTTATTGTAATACAATGTTATTAGGCAAGCAACTTCATTTTTACCAGGTTTGAAACAATATTTCCAGATAAATTATCGGTAGATGATGTGGCTAAGAATTTGTAACTCTGACAATATAAGTCTCTTAATTTCTGGGCTGGAATTCTGCATGTAAGAAAGGcttaaaataacaatttaaatGCAAATGCTGTTTTCAATGCAACCAAATATGGGTAATGGGTTCCTATTAGAGGTTCTTAATATGgccaatatattttattaagttTATCTATGTAAACTATGAGTACCTTCATGAGAAGTACCAGAGTGACAGTCAGCACTATCATTTAGTTTCAGACTTAATGCAATGCAGTTATGTCTTTAGGATGGCTGTTTCATTAACATAAAGAGTCAGCATTCTCAGCccgacaaaagacaataaactgATGCTAGAAACATGTATAAGAATAAGGAAAATGTCCACACTCACCTGTCCTTGTTGCAGAGGGCAATGCCTAGTaagtatattaaataacatcaCAGTTGATAAACAGGAATTACTCTGGCTATAATAGTTTGAAATGTATGTTATTCTAGTCACTTTCTCAGGATAATGCTACGTAATATTAAGCCTAGACAGATGCCTTTTGCAGAATTACTATATTACACTGCAGTTGCATAAACTGTTGATTGATTGCTAATTTAAATTTGTAGCATTTTGGGTGAAATGCTTTAAGATTTCAAATTCTCAGTCGTCCATTTCACTGCAATATATTGTGATGACTTATTATTATGTGGcatgttatttcatttaacCAGCTGGGGGCAGTGCAGAACATGATTCTCGCTATAAAGGTTTCCTTTAGCAACCCTTCAaatctgttttctttaaaagaataaaattagtCAGACCATTTCCAAGCTTGAAATATGCTTAAAATTTCAGAAAACCATTTTCTATAGTGGCACAAAACTTGGTTATGAACCAGACTTTATCCACCTAACCATGTGAGTAAGTAAAACATcccagagaagaaaaaaaaatcttcacacaCTCTTCTACTGAAGAGGAAGCCAACAATGCACTACTCAGTTCTCTGCAGGAAACTAAAAAACGGCCATTGAGAGCTTATTAAGGTGCTGGGTGAGACATCTGAAGGCAGATTAAGGGGGCTGCTCCATGGTCGTCCCCTCTGACCCGCAGGCTTTAAGGTTTAGGACACTAGGAAGATCATCCAGTCTTGGAGGCAAACAATGAAAACAATGAGCCTTTTAGGGATGACAAGAGTGAAAGAGGCCATGATGACTTCATTCAAATTCCTCGCTTTTTTATGCAACCTCTAGAGCTAATTCAGTTATGTGGCTGAAAATAAGATACCCCATGGCCTGGTGAAACTCACATATAAAAATAACgacaggcttttttttattgtgcctTGTATGACAGAACTAATTCAATAACTAAATTTATATCCTGTGGAAAATGTATCACATCATCATAATATGTATGCAAtctaaaacaagaaaatattgATTTTTGGTTGTAAAGACTGGAAAAAGACCAAGTGGGGCCTCCATGGATCGATTAGATGCTTGATTGGATTGAGGTCTGGGGAATTTgaaggccaagtcaacaccttgaactctttgtGATGTTCCTCAAATCATTCCTGAGCACACTATGAAAGAGGCCACTGCTGTTGGGATATATTGTTGCCATGAAGGGGTTAGTTTGCAATGATGGTGTGTGGTATATGCGGTAAATgttaaagtaacatccacaggAATATCAGGACCaaagtttcccagcagaacattgcccagaaaAGCAAACAGACTCTGCCGGTTTGCCTTCTTCATATAGTGCATCCTGTTGCCCACTATTTCCCAGgtacaagacacacacacacctgtgcatCCACATGGAGTAATCAGACCAGACAAACTTCTTTCATTGTTGCATGGTTCAGCTGGATCAGACCAGATTGGTTTAATGGTTAGTATGTTTACTTTGCAGTgccggggttcaattcccatcaCTGCTCTGTGGTTGTGGAGTTTGCACATTGTCCCTGTGCTTTGGAGGTTTCCTCTGGTACTCTGGTTTCCAGTGCTCAGCACAAAGACATGTTTTGTAGACCCATTGGCATCCCTAaatttgtgtgagtgtgcttgtgATTGTGCCTTCTAATGTTTTGACAccaatgtcaatgtcaatgtcaacCTTAATTGTATCGCACTATTCAAACAACACATGTTGACCAATGTGCTTTACAACATCtaagtataaaaaagaaataaatactattttaataatagcaatacacacattaacagtaataataaaaatatttcaacaacAGGGATATGCCATGGAAAACAAGTATGTCTtaagttgtattttaaaaacgtGTACGCAATCAGCATCCCTGATGTACATGGGTAAGCTATTCTAAAGTCTAGGTGCTACTGCCGCAAATGCACGCTCCCCTTTCTGGTTTAATTTGGTCCTTggaattttaagtaaattttgAGTTGTTGATCTCAATGTTCTTCCCGTTTGATGTTCAGTTAACAAATCTGATAAGTTAGATGGTGCAAGGCCATGCAGAGATTTATATACTAGTAAAAGTAACTTAAAATCAATCCTGAATTGTACAGGAAGCCAATGCAGGGAGACCAGAGACGGCgtgatgtgttcatgtttttgaatattcattaataatctTGCAGCAGCATCTTGAACCTTCTGCAGCCGTAAGATAGAGGCTTGACTAATTCCTTTGTATAAcgaattacaatagtccagtcttgaaGATATGAGAGCATGAATTGCAATTTCGAGACTCTTAAATGTCAGACAAGATTTCATCTTGGCCAGATTTCTCAGATGAAAAAAACTAGACTTTACAACATGATTTATCTGTGTGTTCAGCTTCAGAGAGCTATCAATAAATACACCCAAGTTTCTAACACATTCTTTCCACATACTTGGTTTCTGCTGCCTCATGCCCCAAGTTCCCCTGGCTCCTGCAGCTTCTCTGAGACCCTGTGTAGAGTAAGTGGTACATaaaatggatggagggatgcaTAATCGTATAGTTTCTAAAGTAAATCTGCACTGAGTTGCTTActggatttttaaaaagcatttttatgTCCCTggtttcaaaatattttaaaatccctcccttacaattattattagtagtattcatgttgttgttgtaatattATGTCTTTTCAAGCACCGAAAATTACTGTGTAATTACTGTGTATTCAGCATTGTGTATTCAGAAAACAGATTTATGGGATTCTGTGATACTCTCCCACCTCTAGTCGTACAGTGTGAAAGTCTTGAATACACCAGAAAAGAAGGTTGTCCGTGGAGTGCACTTCTTCTAGCGACTGGCAAATGACACACTTCCAAAACGCGGTGCGCAGAAACGGTATCTGTGCCGGTTAACGTGGCTGATTTGATTTTAAAGGTAAGACCTGGGGGCgacttatttaaatttatacataCAACAAATCTATTCATATCGACTTGATATCTAATTTTAGATTAAATGAAGGCCATTGGGAAAGAGTGTACTGTACTTTTAAAGTGCGCAGTTACTCCTCTTATTTGTAGCGCGCACTTGAGCTGCTATGTGGAGATTTTTCCActtgatttttacttttttccccaaTGTTTTTAATGCAGATGGTTTATTTTCAGCTGTAGCAAAGCAACAAAAGTTAAAGTGCGGTTACAAAACCAAAACGAGCCGTTTGCGGGTGCCAAAACCCCGACAAATCAAACCAGCAACAGTCTGTGGCGCAATGGGTCCGTATCAACTGGATGAGATGTTGCATATCCTCTACTAACTATACAGGGAATAGAGAGGTTTTGGTTGGATCTGagcattttattgctttttaagacagagtttttttttgtttttttttttttggtaactgcttcataaaacaataaagcgattttagatataattaaatatttcagttgaatttcatgaataaaaataactaaaaatagcttttaaacttcccttttcctctcatttatttatggcaactatttttactcttttttttttaaaggtcaaACACATAAAGACCTTTAACCTTTAAGTTTCTATCTAAAATGTAACATCTCTCATAACATGAGATATAATTTACAATATAGAGTAATCATCAATAAGAATTTATTTTCAAGTTAGTACACAACAGAGCATCTATTCAGAACTGATATTATCTTCATTGTCAGGCATGTAGGGAAGACACAACTGAAGTAAGATGCCTGTGCATTGCAgggtaccacacacacaaacactcacacacacctaggACAAATGTGTACACTTACCAGAGAACCAGAGAACCAAGAAGAGAACATCTGAGACAGTAATCTGCAAAGACAGTAAccagagctcaggatcaaacccgTAACTTTGCACTACCATGCGTAAAAATGTGAAGTGTTTGCCTCTGTACTTGCATCATGTTGTCCATATTAAACAAGACTgtatgaaaattattatttgaGACTTGAGTGCAAAATTGTTCATTGTAATTGCAGTCCAAAGGCATCTTCATGGACCATGACTATTTTGAAtacttgtgaaatgtaatgCCTCTATTCATTTTTCTTAAAGATATGCAGATTTTTACACCGATATCTGATAACTGCATGAAATATTATTTGAACCAATTTCCTTGCCACGAATGTTATAGTACAACTCTTATTGCACTCTGGTCCTTTTCACACTGGTTAAATTATGACAATGAAGAAAGCAATGGGAAAATATTGTAGATTAACTTGTAAACATTCACAAAATATGATTAATTCATTCAGGGTGTGATGTAAATTGGATCTTTAATGCTATATTTGAAAATCTAAATGTTCCTGATGTACCTTTCCTAACATGCGTTAATATCACTGTTAATGTGTATCAGTAACATCGATGCAAAGCAAAGCTGGTGCTGCTCCTTTTAGACCGTTTCAAAAAAACGATAtagttctatttatttgtaagtGGGTTCTATTTTCTCCATAACAGACTAGAGAGGGTCGCCTTTCCCTCTTAATCGGCTTTAATTTGTTTTAGCCTCTCTGGTGTTGGCCCAGTGGCTTTCCACATGGAGGATATTAAGTTCCGTATCTGGCATATTCAACTCGTTAACGTTGGCCTCTGAGGAACGTGATTAGGAAACTGAAGCAGAGAGCCAAACACTGATTATATTACAAATACCCTCACAAAGCTTTCACAGtactaaacttttttttctgcattgagGTGTCAAGAAAGTGctttttattgatttcttttttactagtttatataaataaggtttaggCCTGATTTTAGtaaaaaagacaagacagcAGTGAAGCCTTTTTCGGGTTTAATGCTCTGTGATTGAACCATGATGTTCAGTTCCTCAAGATACTACAAATGAATGAACGAGGTAAGGGATTCAGCACTGGCCCTCCGTTTGTCCTGCTATTAGAACACAACCTTATAATACTTGCGTCACAAAATACAGATACTGATACCATATCTATAAGACAGTCATTACTGtgaaaatattggcaccccaacatccatttgaaaatatttgcaAAGAAATGCCTACTTTCTTAAATTCCATTGTCTTTCTTTTCACACAGTTGCATTCCACTACCTTATATTTCTCTGTCTCACATACCACTGTCTTGCTTTTGACTGTCTCACATTCTACTCTTATATGTttgtaagaaagaaaaagacaattAGAGTGTCAAAAATCTTAA
Encoded proteins:
- the nhsb gene encoding Nance-Horan syndrome protein isoform X4, which encodes MELGLNFQGCFLTFPLRISLQRLLVVVVVVVGRSTERFWVCKKMPFAKRIVEPQLLCRHTVPNDEGLLFEDLRSISNVALARSLRQLADLARHACSIFQELEDDVVATSQRVRLLQGKIGQMQQTAAALDPKLEAVPVSNLDVESKLTSHYQAPWHQQHNLIHPSTRLPCLEELHRHAQFTLRALHREQRQRSTSRERNLVTISISVAPPMPTFPSPHSIRRQDQRHSLMLDRAEFQTMQRKQERPSRETEFQPAQRKVGTNTNTDGELVALSHRPKCPVPNVPTTLDKQTNWSKALPLPTPDERMKNDSHVISSCIIPINVTGAGFDREASARCSLVHSQSVLQRRRKLRRRKTITGIPRRVQQDMDSDESPVARERSVVAPGNPHMSLYQEELSLSGRTLNTKDSGCQTDDFLIAAPSRRRIRAQRGQGIPASLSHSTGNITSLPDRSDTTYTTALGTRLRSRSLPREGSRLRDNDQDDSDDDEEDDEELSPYEAEDFLPGPGRRIIKDEEESTDDQAMPELQLESLKRIQHGGSPENAWIERGRSRLPRNSDMGSCEISSSSDTFSSPIHSVSTTGVLGSQIDHKEDHQSSSGNWSGSSSTCPSQTSETLPPAASPPLTGSSHCDSELSLNTGCHIIDDTTGFIIDPFHMDRSQVQGHRSSSFTSSATDQMDDAGVSTASDGEWNCNQDQQDQPCPPDFSPKRSREDESGISCPSYSSGETYECFSRQPSGEILESFTNYGVDTEGFYTSVHLDCGLKGSKSYCNYAAIDPDCGPSGNIAPGMGEYPQQAYKGMSTLGRGCLSLRKPKAKPPPPKRSSSLKETNSSVDVQEQNEPKITSELPLPLSSREMKLQLELAGSDRHLDTAGLCEKQLGSWGVENIRDMLDCSSPFSSSDTHSFKDEGAVQSDYADLWLLNDLKSSDPYRSLSNSSTATGTTVIECVKSPENLETQACCPRSRPSSPTLPPQEGDYRLGSPEKLASLASPSSGYSSQSETPTSSFPSAFFPSPLSPTSGKRKPKVPERKSSLSSLQQQQLALRDVGSSCRRDTDSQAPPSHLDLSALHTKPFAHRNQIHLLHQNKQKAAAAAAALAEARAAATLEASSSTHTANTTVLRSSNLRPIDKLTEGNHGSEHSSADQSTRPKCPTVTVETVPADNRHNRKPPAYKPPAVQHCESHCPPQEAIAIQHEGIKIRQERHGLGTYWAMTAFRTPVQPTSEQEEHLSPTVQACETHNAQQEAECNRNPDVEDTLSAKSVNCEPNKALNPKPLAEPSLNLSSTLSPPAYSEIRRSDFVLCNSPDKVFSRSLDPSSHIISDGKSKEEAYETCVTTRSASQDGHEDESTPDTEDYFSKDSTPSDNSNSPLTDDSKFDDDNLFPSPNKLRTTEDLFAMIHRSKRKVLGRKDSGELNGKSRLGVPPVSGPVSHPVACPTVPTPVAGSQRAPGPIYRSAKKSSTSNEEFKLLLLKKGSRTDTSYRMSATEILKSPITPKTPGELEASRQPEELPSPMQESPASIEPIPGTFPKANIEGFSTKTHSLCAASRQGRSRIPPAASSSRYSTRSRLYTAPMQAISEGETENSDGSPHDDRSS